ACTTCTGCATAACGTATTTCCAGCCAGGGCTGCACACTGCCATAGCCCCAGGTATAGATGGTGTTGGATTGATCTACCATCTTCAGTGTATAATAACCGGTAATGGTATTGTATACCTGTCCGGATGCAACGGAATCATAATCGCGTCCTCCTTTGTAAATCAGCAGGGTGATTTCTGTCAGCGCGCCGTTCAGCATTCCTCTGCGTTTGGCGCCGTTATAACCTATATCCGCGTAGAAACGGTCGTCTCTGCCAACATAAGGATCAGCCGCATTATAACCACTCCCCTGCTCCATGATGCGTTTGCCGTTTTTCATCGGAAAGGCATTGATTAACTCCTGCAGAGGGGCAACATGGCCCGCATCTCCATTGGCAATTACCAGCGGCGTTACCATAGCGTCCCAGCCATGGTATTTTTCGGGCATTTTATATTGTACTTCAAATATGGGTTCTTTGTTACCGGAAGACATGTCCTGCCACAGCTGTTTCAAATCCGGATACAGGGCGTACATATTCATGTCCATCACAGCTTTTCCTGCATCAGCAGCCTGTTTCCAGAGGGTAGCATCATTTTTCTCGTTGTAAAGCGGACTGGCCTGATATAGCAGCGCCCTTGATTTCAACGCCAATGCGGCACCTTTCCCAGCTTTTCCCCTGATAACATTGGCCGGCAGGTCGGCTGCGGCTGCATCCAGCTCAGATGAGATAAATGCAAAACATTCGGTAAGGCTGTTACGGCCTACCTGCAAATCTTCGTTCAGCGACTGTGGTTTGGTAATCAGCGGTACGGCGCCATATCTCTTTACTAAATTAAAATACTGGAAAGCCCTCAGGAAGCGGACTTCCGCCTTCAGTCGTTTGCGGGTGCCATCGTCGATAGTAGCCGCATCTATCTTTGAAAGGAATTCATTAGCCTTCCGGATGCTGGCGTAAAGATTGCCCCACACGTCCATCGGATTGTTGGTGGCGTCCCAGTCGCCCCGTAATATCTGCCACGCAACTTCGCTCGGATAGTCGGTTCTGGCTTCATCTGTGGCGTCTGTTGTAGCAATGTACAGGTTGCGGCTCCATCCCAGCAGGTCGTTGTAGATGCCGTTTACGATCAGCTCTGTCAGCCCGGCATCATGCAGGGCTTCATCAGGTGCGATGGAGTCCGGATTGCGCGGGTCGAGGAAATCCTTGTTACAGGCTGCCCCGGCCAGTAACACTAACAGGTATATATAAATGAAATGATAACGTTTCATGTGTAACTGATTTAGAAAGTAAGATCAATGCCTGCATTAAAGTTTTTCTGTTGCGGATAATAGCCGCCTGCACCTCTTGTCACTGCTTCAGGATCAAACTCTTTCAGCTGGCTCCAGGTAAAAAGATTAAATGCAGATACGTATAGCCTTAACCGTTGTATACCGCTTCCTTTGAGCAGGGTGTTGGCGAAATTGTATCCCAGGTCTATCGATTTAAGACGGGCATAGCCGGCTTTGCGCAGCCAGAGGTCTGAATCGCGGTTATTCATAGAACGGCCGCCTATCCATGCCAGCGGAAATCTGGCGTTGGGATTTTGTGATGTCCAGCTGTCAGTGAAATAGGCGAAGCTGTTACCCTCGCTGTTTGTGAACATGGTCCGGGCATCTCCCTGCAACATGAAAGTGCGCAGTGCGGCGCCCTGTATCAGGAAGTGCAGATCGAAACCTTTGTAACTGCAGCCTGCGGCCAGGCCGTACATAATGCGTGGGGTATTGCCATAGTTGGAAAGTACTTCCTGATCCTGCGCATCTATTTTCCCGTCATGATTAACATCGGCATATTTGATATCACCAGCCAGTGAATGTTGTCCGAACTGGGATCCACCGAACCAATCCTCTGCTTCTTTCTGGCTTTTAAAAATGCCCAATGCATGATAACCTGCTACAAACCCGAGCGGCCTGCCCAATTGTTTCTGGAAATCAAGGGCATTGGCAGGATCATCTATCTGTGTCACTTTATTAGTGGCAAAACTACCAGAGAGGCGTATGTCGTAAGTGACTGCACCGATGTTGTTGCGATGGTAAAGACTTAACTCCATACCGTGGCTTTTCATCTGGGCATAATTTTCTGCAGGAAGACTGCGGCCAAATGTAGCGGGTACTGACCTTACCCGGCTCCAGAGGATATCTTTGGTAGACCGGGAGAAGTAATCGAATTCAATGCCCAGCAGGCCTTTCCAGAGTTCTGCGTCGAGCCCGATGTTATTGTTGTCCTGTTTTTCCCAGGTAATACCGGTATTCGGATATACGCCGTAATTCAGGGCTGATGCGGCTTTGCCGTCCATGATGGGACCACTGCTGGTATTGATGTTGTAAATGTCCTGGAACTGGAAAGCATCTACCCGGTCGTTACCTATAACGCCTTTGGATACACGTAGTTTCAGGCTATTCACAAATTGTAATGCTGCGGCATTTTTAAAGAAGGATTCTTCTGATATGCGCCATCCGGCTGATACTGCCGGGAAGAAGCCGAAGCGATGATTACGCGGGAAGCGGTACGATCCGTCGTAGCGGAAAGAACCTTCCAGCAGGTATTTGTCGTGATAGGCGTAATTCACACGTCCCACAAGGCTGCGGCGGGCATCTTTCAGCAGGCTGGTACCGGTCACACTCTGGTTAGCCGGACCGCTGTAGTACAGTTCATCCCTCAGTGTATTCGGAAAGTCGGCTTTGGTGGCCTGCAGGTTATCGCCCTGGATACCATATTGTTCATATAACAGTAACGCCCCTACGGAATGTTTGTTGAAGGCACCTGCATAATTGAGAGAAATGTTATAGGTGGTAGTAGTCAGCGGAGTATAGGTTTCGGTAAGAGATGCCGGAGAACCAACTGCTTTTACGCCGGTAACATTGCCCTGGTTGTCTTCATTGTACAACAGGTAAGGGGTGGCAAAATACTTATCGAAAAGATGATCCTTTATCACGGCAGCAGTACCTTTCAGCGAGAGTCCTTTGGTGATGAAGGGAAGCTGCTGATCGAAGAAGATGGTACCGGCATATTGGTTGTCGGTGGTGTGGCGGTAGCCGGAACCGTTTACAATCTGTACCGGATGCGGGCCGTTGGCATTGTACGGATGGCCACTGGGCGTATAGGCCGGCACATCGGGCCTTGTACGCAGCGCTTCCGCGAAGATGAAGAATTCATCGAAACCAGGTGTGGAGGTCAGTCCCTGTTCGCCCGAC
The genomic region above belongs to Chitinophaga sp. 180180018-3 and contains:
- a CDS encoding RagB/SusD family nutrient uptake outer membrane protein gives rise to the protein MKRYHFIYIYLLVLLAGAACNKDFLDPRNPDSIAPDEALHDAGLTELIVNGIYNDLLGWSRNLYIATTDATDEARTDYPSEVAWQILRGDWDATNNPMDVWGNLYASIRKANEFLSKIDAATIDDGTRKRLKAEVRFLRAFQYFNLVKRYGAVPLITKPQSLNEDLQVGRNSLTECFAFISSELDAAAADLPANVIRGKAGKGAALALKSRALLYQASPLYNEKNDATLWKQAADAGKAVMDMNMYALYPDLKQLWQDMSSGNKEPIFEVQYKMPEKYHGWDAMVTPLVIANGDAGHVAPLQELINAFPMKNGKRIMEQGSGYNAADPYVGRDDRFYADIGYNGAKRRGMLNGALTEITLLIYKGGRDYDSVASGQVYNTITGYYTLKMVDQSNTIYTWGYGSVQPWLEIRYAEVLLNYAEAQNESQTAPDVSVYAAVNAVRRRAGIQNDIPAGSLDKSSMRDLIRNERYVEFCFENQRYWDLRRWKTAVGTLSGKRGNGMVITKQAGGGFTYAVHPVDPQDAVFSEKMYFMPIPFDEISKNKKLEQNPGW
- a CDS encoding TonB-dependent receptor, which codes for MTRISSRASCPHALQLLLSLLLTCLLQLYAPTTHAQSLTVSGVVKDDKNNPIPGVTVMVKGSQTGMNTGTDGRYTLSVPGKESLLTFSAIGYAPREIRCDGRTVIDVSLEEASTALGEVVVVGYGTQKRVNLTGSVATINGKELEKQPVANITNSIAGRLPGVIATNPSGKPGSGSILQIRGVSTLNDNSPLIVVDGIVRNTMDDIDPADVESFSVLKDASAAAVYGARAANGVFLITTKRGHKGKPVINYSGMAGIQRPTGYPRIMSPYEYAVYRNQALQNQGSSPVFTDAELADFKSGKTGTNWYKETFRQNSPQTKHNLSVNGGNGAIRYYASLGYTDQEGMYNHISYQRYNLRANMDADITKTLTIGLNLSGEQGLTSTPGFDEFFIFAEALRTRPDVPAYTPSGHPYNANGPHPVQIVNGSGYRHTTDNQYAGTIFFDQQLPFITKGLSLKGTAAVIKDHLFDKYFATPYLLYNEDNQGNVTGVKAVGSPASLTETYTPLTTTTYNISLNYAGAFNKHSVGALLLYEQYGIQGDNLQATKADFPNTLRDELYYSGPANQSVTGTSLLKDARRSLVGRVNYAYHDKYLLEGSFRYDGSYRFPRNHRFGFFPAVSAGWRISEESFFKNAAALQFVNSLKLRVSKGVIGNDRVDAFQFQDIYNINTSSGPIMDGKAASALNYGVYPNTGITWEKQDNNNIGLDAELWKGLLGIEFDYFSRSTKDILWSRVRSVPATFGRSLPAENYAQMKSHGMELSLYHRNNIGAVTYDIRLSGSFATNKVTQIDDPANALDFQKQLGRPLGFVAGYHALGIFKSQKEAEDWFGGSQFGQHSLAGDIKYADVNHDGKIDAQDQEVLSNYGNTPRIMYGLAAGCSYKGFDLHFLIQGAALRTFMLQGDARTMFTNSEGNSFAYFTDSWTSQNPNARFPLAWIGGRSMNNRDSDLWLRKAGYARLKSIDLGYNFANTLLKGSGIQRLRLYVSAFNLFTWSQLKEFDPEAVTRGAGGYYPQQKNFNAGIDLTF